CCCCGACGATGCGGGTATCCGGGCTCAACTCGTCGAACGCGAGGGAGATCCCGCCGATCAACCCTCCACCGCCGATCGGGACGATGACCGTGTCGACCTCGGGACAGTCGTCGTGCATTTCGACTCCCAGGGTCCCCTGGCCGGCGACGATCGCCGGGTCGTCGTACGCGTGGATGAACTCGACTCCCGGATCGCCAGCTCGCTGTCGTGCGTCGGCCATCGCCTCCTGGAAGTCGTCGCCGACGAGTTCGACTGTTGCACCGTAGTCCCGCGTCGCATCGATTTTCGTCTGTGGCGCCGTTCTCGGCATCACGATGGTCGAATCCACACCGAGTTTCGTCGCGGCGAGGGCAACGCCCTGAGCGTGGTTTCCGGCACTCGCGGCCACGACGCGGTCGACGTCTCGCGTGTCCAGGGTTTTCGCGATCTTGTTGTATGCACCCCGGGTCTTGAACGATCCCGTCCACTGGAGATGTTCCATCTTGAGACGAACGTCCGCCCCGACGAATTCGCCCAGAGAGGTGCTCTCCTCGACCGGAGTGCGTTTCACGACAGTGTCGTCGTCGAGCCGTTCCCGAGCGCGTTCGATATCCGCAAAATCTACCATGTGAAGTAACTGGTAGCTGACTGTCTAAAAGGTCATCGTGTTCTCAAAACGGGAGCTGCCTCGAAGCGGATAGAAAGTTTTTAAGTCGCTTTCGAACTACCCAACGATATTCATGGTACAAGTCACGGTACTACAGCTCGATAACTACGGTCCCTGGACCGTTACCCCGAACCCCCGCCGTGAAACGGATCTACAGGCGCTACAGGCCCGACTCTACGCGGACCTGTGTCAGCAGTTCGGTCTTTTGGGCGGCTACGTTTTTTACGGGCGGTTCGATAACCTGATCGCGTTTACCGACGGGATCTCGAAGCGAGAGCACGGGCGCATACAACAGTCGATCGACAATCTGTATCCGGTTTCGGTAAGCATGTCGATCGGGAGAGGGAATACACCCAAACAGGCGGTCGAGATCGCGTCGGCGAACCTCCAGGAACAGGGAAGCTCTCAAGACGCCGACCGGTCGGAAGTGCTCGTAGAAGACGAGATTGACGAGTTGCACACGACCGCTGTCGGTGTTGCCCATTTCGACGTGGTCGACGTTACTGACAAAATCACTGACGAAGAGAACGCATACGAGGCGTGCCTGTCGATGGAATCGGTTTACTCCGACCTGATGCGGAGGATGTACGCCGATTACGATGCTCTTTCGTTCTTTGTCGGGGGGGACAACATCATCTCCGTAACGCCGAAACTGAGCGACTCGGCTCTCGACGAAGTGATTGTAAAGACGAAGCAGAACACGAACGTCCAGCTTCAGGTGGGATACGGTCTCGGTGACACCCCCTCCGAGGCGGGAATGCAGGCGAAGCACAATCTGGAACTGTGTCGGGAGAAGGGAACGGTCATCGAGCGAGACAGGGCGGTCGTCGAGCGCTCCAGCGCGGACTGATAGCCGGACTCGAGATGCGCAATAGCTTTTTCAGTACAAACGATGAAAGCGACGAACAGGTATGAAAATCCTCATTCCTTTCGACGGGCGTAACCCGAAAACCCGTCTTTCACAGACACTCTCTCCGGAGGAGCGATCGGAGTTCTCTGCGGCCATGCTCGAGGACGTGTTGGATGCGATCCCGTCCGATTCGCTGGATCCGGAAGTCGTGACGACAGAACCGTTCGATCGTGATCCGGGCGTGGAAACCTCGACCAGCAGCGAACCGCTGAATTCGGTCGTGAACAGCTACATTGACTCGACAGTTCCGGTGGCTGTGGTGATGGCAGATCTCCCGTTGATCCGGACCGAACAGGTCGAGCGTCTGCTCGAAACGCCTGGCGACGTGGTTCTGGCGCCCGGAATCGGCGGTGGGACCAACGCACTGGTCGTTCGAAACCAGTCGTTTTCTGTCGACTATCACGGCGTGTCCGTTCGTGACCACCAACGGATAGCTCGCAACCGGGGACTCTCTACTACCAAAGTCGATTCGTACCGACTGGGTCTCGACGTCGACGAGCCCTCGGATCTCATCGAGGTTCTCCTCCACAGTTCGGGACGTGCCGCCGACTGGCTCGAATCGAACGGGTTCGAAATAGTCGAGCCGGGTGGCCGACCAACCGTCGCTCGCGAATCAGACTGACACAGTGGGTCATACCTCGTCGGAGCCGTCACCGAACGCCGACAGTCAATTATCTCGTCCAAAGCCTCTGGGGAGGCCAGACCGTCTGTAGAGCACGACGACCCAACCGACGATACCGCCGACGATCGAGAGCGCCCCGAAGGCCGGTAGAATGACACGATAGCCGACGACAGGCGTGACGAACATTGTCCCGGCGAGGACGGTAAAGGCGACGGGGCCGACTGTCTGTCCGATGCGGAGCATGCTCGTCTGAACCCCCGCCATACTCGCCCGCGTCTGAGCCGTCGTCAAGGTGACGACTGCAGCGTTCAACGCCGGCATAACGAGGCCGAATCCGGCTCCGAACACGACCAAAAGTAGTGCGACCTGGAATGGAGAGGTAACGATTCCGACACCCAAAAACGAGATCCCGAACAGCACGAACCCGAACGCAACGAGGAGGGGAATACTGAACCGTTGCTCGACGCGGCCGAACTGGGAGGCCACCGCCGCGTTTGTGAAGGAAACGATGGACAGGATCAACCCGAGATACGGTTCGACGACGCCGTACTCGTCGGTGAGCAACAGCGGGATGGCGGTGAGGACGCCACCATAAAACAGGAAAAACACCGCGATGTCGGCGAGGTAGATGCCGAACGCGGCCGGCATAAGCAGGATCTCGCGCGTGTTCTCGATGTAGGTCCGGAAATCCTTCGGACGGGCGAAGGACGGTTCCTCGAGAACGAACACTGCCACGAGGCCGACCAGAATACCCACAGCAAAAAACAGGAACGGAACGTTCCAGCGAATCGCCGCGAGCACCCCACCGATGAGGGGAAATAGCCCTGCCCCGGTACCGATGACGCTGCTGTTGAGACCGATTATCGTCTGTTGTCTGTTCCCGGAATAGTAATCGCCGATCAACGTCACTGCAAGCGGAATGAGCGCACTCGCCCCGATTCCCTGCAGGAACCGTAACCCCAGCACCTGCCGAAACGTCGTCGCTCCGGCGATGGCGGCACCGGCGATTCCGAACAGAAACAGGAGGGGAATCAGGGTCCGCCGTCTTCCGAGCCGATCGGCCACGAGGCCGACAAACGGCGTCAGGAAAATCCCCGGAAGGGTGTAGATCGTGATGATGAGCCCGACCTGCGCGTCGGTGATCATGAACGTCGTTCGCAGCGCGGGAAGAACTGGACTGAGCAGCGAGACGCCCATCACCCCGATGAGTGAGCTTGCAAGAATTGTCTGTAGGCGGGGGGAAGTCCAGGGGACCCCGTCCGACGTCTCGGAAACGGTGTCGCTATCCACCATGGGCACCACGCAAACTCAAATCGACGTCTCGTAGACGTGGCTGTCGTCGCTGAGGTCCAACCGGCCCGGGGCGACAACGGTGGCGTAGCGAAGGAAATAGCAGAAAGGCGAGAAGTGTCATCGTCCTCTACGGGGAAACATGACCCGTGAGAACTACTTTATACTTTTCATCCCGAAGCACTATACTCAGCGACGTTCTCCATTACCGACGATGTCGATGGCCTTCGAAGAGGCGACGGCGGAACAGCGTCAACGTTGTCGTGATCTAGAGCACGGTTCTGTTCCACATATCGACGTCCGGTGATGGATACACTTCCAAAAACGACGATGCGAGAGACCGTCGATAGTTAAGACGGAGTCCGGGTTAGGCAGGTTTTCGATATCAATGAACAGAGTTGGTAGTTCGCCATTGATTCGATATGGATTACTGCTGCTGAAAAACTGGGTACCCGGATAGTTTTCCGCAAGTGGATTTACCGACATATGTATCCATTAAATAAGATAGATTTTATTATAATATTCTAATAAGTCCAATACTATATTATATTTCAAATATTTTTTTACTTACAATTATATATATAATTAGATAATATTTATATTATATTCCAGTATTTTAAAATTATAATGTGATTATAGCTATATATTAACACGAAATTCAAATAAAACCCAATATATTGATTTCAGTCAGCTATAGCAATATAGATTTTACATATAAATAGTATTTAATAGTAGAACAAATTTTCTACCTAAATATTGTTATTATTAGAAAGGCTGACTTCCCGGGAGTTCCGGTCACAACAGTACTGTTGAGTTGGGATTACACTCATAATCTTGTAATTCAATAGTCCACGGGTGGAGGATTACGGAATACTGTGCGACAGTTCTCTCCGGGTATTTCGCGAAGAGACAGGCCCAAGCTCAACCGATACGACAACTGTTCGTCACCGTCGAATCCAATATGCGGCAAATCCTTACCGAGTTTTCAGGTCGCTTTCGATGCGGTAATTCATATCCTGGTAGCTGATGTTGATGTTCAACTTGCCGATCTTGTATCTGAGGATTTCTGCAATCTCCTCGACGCGGTCTTGGTCGAACCGAAGCGCCGGAACGGGAACGACGATTCCTCCATGGAACTGCCCCTGGTTGTCTACTATCGGGGCTGCGACTGTCCCTACGTCATCAACAATTGATACGTTCCCATGTGCGATTCCATCCTCACGGATCTGTTCGAGCTCGGCCAAAAACGAGGCACGGCCGACCCTGTTTTCCAGCGGAAACTCGAGTCCGTCGAGTATTTCGTCTCGACGTTCTTCAGGGAGGAATGCGAGGAGCAGTTTTCCTTCAGGGGTCGTGTGGAGATCCGTACAAAAGCCCACGTGGATGTCGGTGCGGATTCCCTCTTTCCCTCGCCCGATACCCGCAAAGACCATCTTTCCGTCAGTTTCGACGACGTAGTTGACGCTTTCGTTCGTCTCCTCGGCGATTTCCTCTAAAAGCGGTTGCACGTGATGATAGATGGTACGTTTTTGTCGTACGGTCGCACCGAGAGCGAAAAAACGGAGTCCGAGATGGTATTGATTGTCATCGTCCTTGACAACGTACCCTCGGCGTTCGAGCGTCGAAAGATGAGAGTGAATTGTGCTCTTTGCCATATTCAGGTCCTCGGCCAATGTCGATACCCCTGCCCCCTCGACGTATTGAATGTGTTCGATGATATCGAACATTCGATCGATCGCCTGTATTCCGTTTCGGGTCATGGGATCGTATTTTATATGTGATGGCTAAAAGTTTTCCCAAAGGAAGAGACCTCAACCCGATGAAATCACAACGTTCAGCGCAACCGACGCGTAATACGATCAGGGGGACACCGACGTTCGAGAACCAAAACCCTCATCAAACGCGGGTATTCGACGAAGACGAACGCTACTCCCCATGTTCGGTGTCAAATAATCTGTGCTCGAAAAGTAACGTACTTGTGTGCGATCTGGATAGGCCGCCGAGCCATCTCACTCCCCGGACGGTTCCGATAGTATGGGTGACGGACCGGGTTCGGAGACAGGTTCTCCAGGGTCGTACCGTTCGACCTCCCGAACGCTTTCAGGTTCGCCGAGGATCCGTTCGAGCCGAGAGAGATCGGCCTCGGAGACCGAAAGCGACGCGCTGGCTGCGGCCGAGTCGTCGCCGCCTACCCCGATTACAAACTGCCGGAAGGACTCGGCGTACTCCCGGTGGAAGGGATACAGGTTTCCGGTGTCCAGGAGGACGACGTGGTGATAGCAGCTGACCACGTCGCGGACGAGCGCTTCCGGCGGGGTTTGCATTCGTTCGCTCCGCGTTGCAGCCTCCTGGACTCGTTCACTGTGAGGCCAGTTTACCCACATGTCGGGATGGTTCTCCTGTGCCTCCTCGAACCGGCGAACCAGCCCGTCGTACTCTCCCGCGTAGGCGCTATACACTTTGAAACAGTCCAGCCCGACGTCGATCCAGCCCCGGGTGAGGTAGTAAGTACCGGCGGACTTCCGTTCCCCGTGGGGGCCCCTGGGTCGGTCGATGAGAAATAGTTCGATGCAATCTCCTCCCCAATAGACGAACAACGGAACCTCGGAACTGCTCACGCCAGCGACGCCCGCAGGGTCGTGATACAGGACGAGGATGTCGTCGACGCCCTCTTCCTCCAGTGTGTCGATACTCTCTTGAACCTGATCGTGTATCCGTTGAGATTCTGGTGCGTGGATCGGGAACTCGTGGTACCACTGCGGGACGAATTCGATCGACGCGTCGGGTGCCAGGCGGCCTAGTTCATCGTACAGCGTTTCACAGGCGACGATGCCGAGCATTACCCCACCGTTGAATTGGGGACGAAATAAGCGTTCGCACCTTGCTAATTGGCGGTACGGACCGGCCGAGTGCTCTCCGTTACGTTCAAACGAGACTAAAATTCGGGATCGCGGCGGTCTCGGGATGTATGTCTACGTTTCCGCTCCGAGCCACTCTTTCGCCAGGTTGACGCCGCCGGGTGCGTCGGTCTCGTATCCGTCGGCGCCCACGTGTTCGCAGACGTCGTCGGTGATCTGCCCGCCGCCGATCATCACTTTCGTTCCCTCCCGGAGTCCCTCCCCGTCGGACTCTTCGAGGAGACCCGTCTCCTCGAGAGCGTCGACGGTCTCTTTCATCGAGTCGAACGCCGCGGTCAGGAAGCCGCTCAGGGCGACGATATCCGGATCGTGTTCCTCGACGGCGTCGACGAAGTCCTGAACGGGTACGTCGATCCCGAGGTCGTGGACGATGAACCCGTTCAGATCGAACATGAAATACACCAGATCCTTCCCGATGTCGTGGATGTCGTCTTTTACCGTTCCCAGTACGACGACCCCTGCAGCGTCGTCCTCGTCGGCGTCGGGCATCTCCGTCTGGAGGCTCTCGGAGATCTGCTCGATGATGTCACCGGCGTACATAAGGTCCGGAATAAAGTAGTCTTCGGCCTCGTACCGATCGCCGACGATCGCCATTCCCTTCTTGAGGTCGTCGAGGATGTCGAGGGGGTCCTCGCCGGCCTCCAGCCGCTCTTCGGCCATCTGTACTGCTTTTTCCTCCTCTAACTCGGCCAACGCCTGGACAAATTCATCTGACATCGGTAACCAGCTAAAACGTCCAAGTACGATTCCTTAAAGATTGCGGGGATGAGGCGCTGAGAGCGGCGAATTAGACATATTAGTTTTAATTACCACAACTTCGTTTGTTCTTCTCGGAGGTTCTGGCGCCGGCCACCGGATCCTCTGACAGCCAGTAGTCCTCCCTGGGACTGCTCTAAGGTAACACAATCCTTTTACTGGCTCGCTGGGACAGTCTCAGGTGACAGCATGTCACTCCAGACGACAGTGGAAGGAGCCGGCGAATCGGTGACGCTCGATCGGACCCAGCAGGTGCATCTGATCGGAGAGCGAATCAATCCCCGTCCCGAGTCGGACCTCGCAGAAGCGCTGAGCGAGGGGAACCTGGAACCGGTGCGGGAACTGGCAGACGAACAGGTCGAGAACGGCGCGGACCTGATCGACGTGAACGTCGACGCCGACGGAGTGGACAAAGACGAAATGCTCCCGAAGGCAGTCGAGACCGTGGCGGACGCGGTCGACGTGCCGATCGTGATCGACACGAATTACGAGGACGCCGACGCGCTGGAGGAGGCGCTGGATCTGTGTCCGGGCAAGCCGATCGTCAACTCCGTGAACGGGGAACTGGAGTCCCTCGAGACGATCCTTCCACTGGTGGACGAATATGAAACCGCGGTGATCGGACTCACCATGGACGACGATGG
The Halalkaliarchaeum desulfuricum DNA segment above includes these coding regions:
- a CDS encoding cobalamin B12-binding domain-containing protein; protein product: MSDEFVQALAELEEEKAVQMAEERLEAGEDPLDILDDLKKGMAIVGDRYEAEDYFIPDLMYAGDIIEQISESLQTEMPDADEDDAAGVVVLGTVKDDIHDIGKDLVYFMFDLNGFIVHDLGIDVPVQDFVDAVEEHDPDIVALSGFLTAAFDSMKETVDALEETGLLEESDGEGLREGTKVMIGGGQITDDVCEHVGADGYETDAPGGVNLAKEWLGAET
- the cofC gene encoding 2-phospho-L-lactate guanylyltransferase; the encoded protein is MKILIPFDGRNPKTRLSQTLSPEERSEFSAAMLEDVLDAIPSDSLDPEVVTTEPFDRDPGVETSTSSEPLNSVVNSYIDSTVPVAVVMADLPLIRTEQVERLLETPGDVVLAPGIGGGTNALVVRNQSFSVDYHGVSVRDHQRIARNRGLSTTKVDSYRLGLDVDEPSDLIEVLLHSSGRAADWLESNGFEIVEPGGRPTVARESD
- a CDS encoding GTP cyclohydrolase IIa gives rise to the protein MFMVQVTVLQLDNYGPWTVTPNPRRETDLQALQARLYADLCQQFGLLGGYVFYGRFDNLIAFTDGISKREHGRIQQSIDNLYPVSVSMSIGRGNTPKQAVEIASANLQEQGSSQDADRSEVLVEDEIDELHTTAVGVAHFDVVDVTDKITDEENAYEACLSMESVYSDLMRRMYADYDALSFFVGGDNIISVTPKLSDSALDEVIVKTKQNTNVQLQVGYGLGDTPSEAGMQAKHNLELCREKGTVIERDRAVVERSSAD
- a CDS encoding DUF1638 domain-containing protein encodes the protein MLGIVACETLYDELGRLAPDASIEFVPQWYHEFPIHAPESQRIHDQVQESIDTLEEEGVDDILVLYHDPAGVAGVSSSEVPLFVYWGGDCIELFLIDRPRGPHGERKSAGTYYLTRGWIDVGLDCFKVYSAYAGEYDGLVRRFEEAQENHPDMWVNWPHSERVQEAATRSERMQTPPEALVRDVVSCYHHVVLLDTGNLYPFHREYAESFRQFVIGVGGDDSAAASASLSVSEADLSRLERILGEPESVREVERYDPGEPVSEPGPSPILSEPSGE
- a CDS encoding MFS transporter, which produces MVDSDTVSETSDGVPWTSPRLQTILASSLIGVMGVSLLSPVLPALRTTFMITDAQVGLIITIYTLPGIFLTPFVGLVADRLGRRRTLIPLLFLFGIAGAAIAGATTFRQVLGLRFLQGIGASALIPLAVTLIGDYYSGNRQQTIIGLNSSVIGTGAGLFPLIGGVLAAIRWNVPFLFFAVGILVGLVAVFVLEEPSFARPKDFRTYIENTREILLMPAAFGIYLADIAVFFLFYGGVLTAIPLLLTDEYGVVEPYLGLILSIVSFTNAAVASQFGRVEQRFSIPLLVAFGFVLFGISFLGVGIVTSPFQVALLLVVFGAGFGLVMPALNAAVVTLTTAQTRASMAGVQTSMLRIGQTVGPVAFTVLAGTMFVTPVVGYRVILPAFGALSIVGGIVGWVVVLYRRSGLPRGFGRDN
- a CDS encoding IclR family transcriptional regulator; this translates as MTRNGIQAIDRMFDIIEHIQYVEGAGVSTLAEDLNMAKSTIHSHLSTLERRGYVVKDDDNQYHLGLRFFALGATVRQKRTIYHHVQPLLEEIAEETNESVNYVVETDGKMVFAGIGRGKEGIRTDIHVGFCTDLHTTPEGKLLLAFLPEERRDEILDGLEFPLENRVGRASFLAELEQIREDGIAHGNVSIVDDVGTVAAPIVDNQGQFHGGIVVPVPALRFDQDRVEEIAEILRYKIGKLNINISYQDMNYRIESDLKTR
- a CDS encoding dihydropteroate synthase, which produces MSLQTTVEGAGESVTLDRTQQVHLIGERINPRPESDLAEALSEGNLEPVRELADEQVENGADLIDVNVDADGVDKDEMLPKAVETVADAVDVPIVIDTNYEDADALEEALDLCPGKPIVNSVNGELESLETILPLVDEYETAVIGLTMDDDGIPDDADTRFEIAQAILARADEHGIPKEDVIIDCAALPLSTDSEAGRTTLDTMEMVRDELGNSITLGLSNVSFELPNREEINSVYLAMAIRAGLNVPIVRAETTKEVALIADLAMGRDDFAKRYLGYYRGR